Proteins encoded by one window of Halomonas sp. SH5A2:
- a CDS encoding nicotinate phosphoribosyltransferase, with the protein MNEPLTLSVADEELALLTDLYQLTMIQAYWKEAMHDTPATFSLFFRQLPSSRRFILACGQQHAAAKLSQLHFNDAAIEKLASTGRFDDDFLNWLANWRFSGDIWTVPEGTPLFPHQPLLEVDAPIAEAQLLESLIMNLVQLETVLASKAARIVWAAGDRPVVDFGMRRVHGIDAAVRGVRAYKTAGLSGTSNVLGGLRHDLPLNGTMAHSYILAHDDEPSAFRAFASHYPNTTLLVDTYDTLQGVRHVIDMLRDIPDLSVGAVRLDSGDLGQLASKARALLDDAGFSDIKIIASSGLDEHGIAELIAQNAPIDAFGVGTQMGVSADAPVIDLSYKLVEYAGQPRAKHAPGKISLPTRKQVYRRQDATGRYIGDTIAQRDETHIPGEALLSPVVQNGVVVSDTMAQAHQARSRVADALPRFPASVTALEQGESDYPVELSDTLKHLSSTV; encoded by the coding sequence ATGAATGAACCGTTAACGCTGAGCGTTGCAGACGAAGAGTTGGCGCTATTAACCGACCTTTACCAACTGACCATGATCCAGGCGTACTGGAAGGAGGCGATGCATGATACGCCCGCCACCTTTAGCCTGTTCTTTCGCCAGTTGCCCTCGTCGCGCCGCTTTATCCTCGCCTGTGGCCAGCAGCACGCTGCGGCCAAACTCAGCCAGCTCCATTTTAACGATGCGGCAATTGAAAAACTCGCTTCGACCGGACGCTTCGACGATGACTTTCTGAATTGGCTCGCGAACTGGCGCTTTTCGGGGGACATCTGGACCGTACCCGAAGGAACGCCGCTTTTTCCGCATCAACCGCTACTCGAAGTGGACGCGCCGATCGCCGAGGCACAGCTGCTCGAAAGTCTCATCATGAACCTGGTGCAACTGGAAACCGTGCTCGCCTCCAAAGCCGCCCGCATCGTGTGGGCAGCCGGCGATCGTCCGGTGGTCGATTTTGGCATGCGCCGTGTGCACGGCATCGATGCCGCCGTGCGTGGGGTCAGGGCCTATAAAACCGCCGGGCTGAGCGGCACCAGTAATGTGCTTGGCGGGCTGCGCCATGACCTGCCGCTGAATGGCACCATGGCGCACAGCTATATTCTTGCCCATGACGATGAGCCGTCGGCATTCCGTGCGTTCGCAAGCCACTACCCCAACACCACCTTACTGGTCGACACCTACGATACGCTGCAAGGTGTCAGGCATGTGATTGACATGCTCCGCGACATACCCGATTTATCGGTGGGCGCCGTTCGCCTCGACTCCGGCGATCTTGGCCAGCTTGCAAGCAAGGCCCGCGCATTGTTGGACGATGCCGGTTTCAGTGACATCAAGATCATTGCCAGCAGCGGTCTGGACGAGCATGGCATCGCCGAGCTTATCGCCCAGAACGCCCCCATCGACGCCTTTGGTGTAGGCACCCAAATGGGCGTTTCGGCGGATGCGCCGGTCATCGACCTCTCGTACAAGCTGGTTGAATACGCCGGACAGCCAAGAGCTAAACACGCCCCCGGCAAAATCAGCCTGCCGACACGCAAGCAGGTATACCGTCGTCAGGATGCTACCGGGCGGTATATCGGCGACACGATTGCCCAACGCGATGAAACCCACATTCCCGGAGAAGCCCTTCTGAGCCCGGTGGTACAAAACGGTGTTGTCGTCTCCGACACGATGGCGCAAGCACATCAGGCCAGGTCTCGCGTGGCGGATGCCTTACCACGCTTTCCTGCCTCGGTGACAGCATTGGAGCAAGGTGAAAGCGATTATCCGGTGGAACTGAGTGACACCCTGAAGCATCTATCGTCCACGGTGTGA
- a CDS encoding nicotinamidase, translating to MTSSLHDYQRHDALLVVDMQNDFCEGGALAINGGSALVPGINTEIAAAQVAGATIVASRDWHPVDHISFSHRGGPWPVHCVQDTRGAAFHPDLTLPDEVIRVSKATAFNADAYSAFDGTGLGEYLRENGIQRVVVCGLALDVCVHATVLAACREGFTTLLLETLSAAADPDAVERYRQEMQDAGAEVRA from the coding sequence ATGACGTCTTCCCTCCATGATTATCAACGCCACGATGCGCTGCTGGTCGTCGATATGCAAAACGACTTCTGCGAAGGCGGCGCGCTGGCGATTAACGGCGGCAGCGCTCTGGTGCCGGGCATCAATACCGAGATTGCCGCCGCCCAGGTCGCTGGCGCCACTATCGTGGCTTCCCGTGACTGGCATCCAGTAGACCATATCAGCTTTAGCCACCGGGGCGGCCCCTGGCCGGTACACTGCGTTCAGGATACGCGGGGAGCGGCTTTCCACCCCGACCTCACGTTGCCTGACGAAGTCATTCGCGTCAGCAAGGCCACGGCGTTCAATGCCGATGCCTACTCGGCATTCGATGGCACGGGGCTTGGCGAGTATTTGCGCGAAAACGGTATCCAGCGAGTCGTAGTCTGCGGCCTGGCGCTTGATGTCTGCGTCCATGCCACGGTGCTTGCCGCCTGCCGCGAGGGCTTTACGACCCTGTTGCTGGAAACGCTTTCCGCCGCAGCCGACCCTGACGCCGTCGAGCGTTACCGCCAAGAAATGCAGGATGCCGGGGCCGAGGTACGCGCATGA
- a CDS encoding asparaginase, producing MPRVLMLYTGGTIGMQPSPQGYVPGAGLAERLSTHLALDDPYRLPAFDVLELQPLIDSAELMPAAWNRLVALLESHWQHYDAFVVLHGTDTMAYSAAALSFMLGALNKPVIFTGSQIPLGEPRSDALNNVVSALQLAAHPATPCEVSLAFHDRLLRGNRARKVRTQGLDAFDSPNFPWLAELGIGVNFPQPSALLSGLPNFAPIEVDDEAVAVLPLHPGMSLRRAKALLADERLKGLVLYSYGVGNPPSFDGELLNALVAANERGVALLNVTQCAQGEVVQGAYATGAALNQAGVIAGSDITLEAALAKLTVLLGRGLTGLALRDCLKSAVRGECRLS from the coding sequence ATGCCCCGCGTACTGATGCTCTATACCGGTGGGACGATTGGTATGCAGCCATCGCCACAAGGTTATGTACCTGGCGCGGGGCTGGCCGAGCGCCTATCAACACATTTGGCCCTGGACGATCCTTACCGGCTGCCAGCGTTTGATGTGCTGGAATTGCAGCCGCTGATTGATAGCGCCGAGCTAATGCCCGCGGCCTGGAATCGCCTGGTGGCGCTACTGGAAAGCCATTGGCAGCACTACGACGCCTTTGTGGTGCTGCACGGCACCGATACCATGGCGTACAGCGCCGCTGCACTTTCGTTTATGCTCGGCGCGCTTAACAAGCCGGTGATCTTCACCGGCTCCCAAATTCCACTGGGCGAGCCAAGAAGCGATGCGCTGAATAATGTGGTCAGCGCGCTACAGCTTGCGGCTCACCCCGCGACACCTTGCGAAGTAAGCCTGGCGTTTCACGACCGGCTATTACGCGGTAACCGGGCGCGCAAGGTGCGCACTCAAGGCTTGGATGCCTTTGACTCACCCAACTTCCCCTGGCTTGCCGAGCTGGGTATTGGCGTCAATTTCCCCCAGCCCTCGGCATTGTTGAGCGGTCTACCGAATTTTGCCCCTATTGAGGTGGACGACGAGGCGGTTGCGGTATTGCCGCTGCATCCGGGGATGTCGCTGCGCCGGGCAAAAGCGCTGCTGGCTGATGAGCGCCTGAAAGGCCTGGTGCTTTACAGCTACGGGGTGGGTAACCCGCCAAGCTTCGACGGCGAGCTGTTAAATGCGTTGGTGGCAGCCAACGAGCGAGGCGTGGCACTGCTCAATGTGACGCAGTGCGCCCAGGGCGAGGTGGTACAGGGCGCCTATGCCACCGGTGCCGCGCTTAATCAGGCGGGCGTGATTGCTGGAAGCGACATCACCCTGGAAGCCGCCCTGGCAAAGCTTACTGTTTTGCTAGGCCGTGGGCTAACAGGCCTTGCGTTGCGAGATTGTCTGAAAAGCGCGGTAAGGGGTGAGTGCCGCCTATCCTGA
- a CDS encoding CocE/NonD family hydrolase, producing the protein MHIVSDFPRKVQEEEDWITLSDGCRLAIRIWRPVDAESDPVPAILEYLPYRKRDLTAMRDAQTHAYWAGHGYAGVRVDMRGSGESDGVLTDEYLQQELDDGVEILHWLGKQPWCTGNVGMIGISWGGFNGLQIAALQPPELKAVITLCSTDDRYADDVHHMGGCLLGDNLSWASTMFDGNTCPPDPQLVGERWRAMWMERLEGSGLWLATWLQHQRRDDYWKHGSVCEDFSRIRCPVYAVSGWADGYCNAVFRLLEGLDVPRKGLVGPWSHKYPHLGVPGPAIGFLQESLRWWDHWLKGKETGIMDEPMLRVWMQDSVPPSARYEERPGRWVAEPSWPSPRIEPQHFRLTSGHDLLPVAQDSPAFADNDVPLSVRSPLSVGLYAGKWCSYNAPPDLPHDQRSEDGGALIFQTARLDHDIEICGQPFVELDIEADQPVAMVAVRLIDIADDDKATRISYGLLNLTHRDSDEFPQPLEPGKRYRVRILLKHIAQKFPAGHAIRLSLSSSYWPLAWPSPVPVKLTVHPAGCQLTLPSREPQPEEEAALPAFAEPEGAPPLAITLLQPSQETWRVIRDLAQDQTVLEVINDEGIFRLEDIDLELSSRVIERYTYSYGNYDSLSGWTEWERSFRRGDWEVRSLTRTLMTSNATHFRLRATLDAFEGDSRVFSKSWDEEIPRDLV; encoded by the coding sequence ATGCATATCGTCAGCGATTTCCCCCGCAAGGTGCAGGAGGAGGAAGATTGGATCACTCTGTCTGACGGCTGTCGGCTGGCCATCCGCATCTGGCGCCCGGTGGATGCTGAGAGCGACCCGGTGCCCGCCATTCTTGAGTACCTGCCCTATCGCAAGCGGGACCTGACGGCGATGCGCGACGCTCAAACCCACGCTTACTGGGCCGGCCACGGCTATGCCGGGGTACGTGTCGACATGCGCGGCAGCGGCGAATCGGACGGTGTGCTGACCGACGAATACCTGCAGCAGGAACTCGACGATGGCGTCGAAATCCTGCACTGGCTGGGCAAGCAACCCTGGTGTACCGGCAATGTCGGCATGATCGGCATCTCCTGGGGCGGGTTCAACGGCCTGCAGATTGCCGCCCTTCAGCCGCCCGAGCTAAAGGCCGTCATCACGCTGTGCTCCACCGACGACCGCTACGCCGATGATGTCCACCACATGGGCGGCTGCCTGCTGGGTGACAACCTGTCGTGGGCCTCGACCATGTTCGATGGCAATACCTGCCCGCCCGACCCACAGTTGGTCGGTGAACGCTGGCGGGCAATGTGGATGGAGCGCCTTGAAGGAAGCGGCTTATGGCTGGCGACCTGGCTCCAGCATCAGCGCCGTGACGACTATTGGAAACATGGTTCGGTGTGCGAGGACTTCTCGCGCATCCGCTGCCCCGTCTATGCCGTTAGCGGCTGGGCCGATGGCTATTGCAACGCCGTCTTCCGCTTGCTGGAAGGCCTCGACGTGCCGCGGAAAGGCCTGGTGGGGCCCTGGTCACACAAGTATCCTCACCTGGGCGTTCCGGGCCCGGCGATCGGTTTTTTACAGGAGTCCCTGCGCTGGTGGGACCATTGGTTGAAAGGCAAGGAAACGGGCATCATGGACGAGCCGATGCTGCGCGTCTGGATGCAGGATTCAGTGCCACCGTCGGCCCGCTACGAGGAACGCCCCGGGCGCTGGGTCGCCGAACCCAGCTGGCCCTCGCCGCGAATCGAACCCCAACACTTCCGTCTTACCAGTGGCCATGACCTGCTGCCTGTTGCGCAGGACTCGCCAGCTTTTGCGGACAACGATGTCCCTTTGAGCGTGCGTTCGCCGCTGTCGGTAGGCCTGTATGCGGGCAAGTGGTGTTCCTATAACGCGCCGCCGGACCTGCCTCACGACCAACGCAGCGAGGACGGCGGCGCGTTGATATTCCAGACCGCTCGGCTTGATCACGATATCGAAATTTGCGGACAGCCGTTTGTCGAGCTCGACATCGAAGCCGATCAGCCGGTGGCCATGGTCGCGGTTCGGCTTATCGATATTGCCGACGACGACAAAGCGACCCGGATTTCCTACGGCCTGCTCAACCTGACCCACCGTGACAGCGACGAGTTTCCCCAGCCACTCGAGCCTGGCAAGCGTTATCGAGTGCGCATCCTGCTCAAACACATCGCGCAGAAGTTTCCCGCAGGCCATGCCATTAGGCTTTCGCTGTCGAGCAGTTACTGGCCGCTGGCCTGGCCGTCGCCAGTCCCCGTCAAGTTGACCGTTCACCCGGCTGGCTGCCAACTGACTTTACCTAGCCGCGAGCCCCAACCTGAGGAAGAAGCGGCACTGCCTGCGTTTGCCGAGCCGGAAGGCGCACCGCCGCTTGCGATCACACTGTTACAGCCGAGCCAGGAAACGTGGCGGGTGATTCGCGACCTGGCCCAGGATCAGACGGTACTTGAAGTCATCAATGACGAAGGCATTTTCCGTCTCGAGGATATCGACCTCGAGCTCTCGTCGCGGGTTATCGAGCGCTATACCTATTCTTACGGCAACTACGACAGTCTGAGCGGCTGGACCGAATGGGAGCGCAGCTTCCGGCGTGGCGACTGGGAAGTGCGCAGCTTGACCCGTACCTTGATGACGTCCAACGCCACCCATTTTCGCCTAAGGGCGACCCTGGATGCCTTCGAGGGCGATAGCCGAGTCTTTTCCAAGAGTTGGGACGAAGAGATCCCGCGGGATCTGGTATAA
- a CDS encoding 2-hydroxyacid dehydrogenase produces MKIVVHIDEAAEWQQALADAFPDAQVVTSDATADQRQNADYLAVWKAPAHLIEEQAQLKGIINLGAGVDYLLKTPGLPTDVPIVKLRDAGMGELMADYVLYGVLHFYRSMDRYAAQQQRATWQPQNVVAKSQWPVGVLGLGAIGRYVAGALHQAGFPVLGWSRSPKQITGVRCYHGDDGLGELLSQVQTVVTILPDTAATRHILDAERLAELPEGASVINPGRGSLIDEQALLEALGHDSQPGHIRGALLDVFEEEPLPDGHPLWQHPSVLITPHMAAPTPLNDAIDQVIAYVKAFETGEPVTTIDPKAGY; encoded by the coding sequence ATGAAAATCGTCGTGCATATAGACGAGGCTGCAGAATGGCAACAAGCGCTAGCCGATGCGTTTCCTGATGCCCAGGTCGTCACCAGCGATGCAACGGCAGATCAGCGACAAAATGCCGACTACCTGGCCGTCTGGAAAGCGCCTGCACACCTGATTGAGGAGCAAGCCCAGCTAAAAGGCATTATCAACCTCGGCGCGGGGGTCGACTACCTGCTCAAAACCCCGGGCCTGCCGACGGATGTCCCCATCGTCAAACTGCGCGATGCGGGCATGGGCGAACTGATGGCCGACTACGTGCTGTATGGCGTGCTGCACTTTTACCGCAGCATGGACCGCTATGCCGCTCAGCAGCAGCGCGCCACCTGGCAGCCGCAAAATGTCGTGGCAAAGTCTCAGTGGCCGGTGGGCGTACTCGGCCTGGGGGCGATTGGCCGCTACGTGGCCGGTGCGCTCCACCAGGCGGGTTTCCCGGTGCTTGGCTGGAGCCGTTCACCCAAACAGATCACCGGTGTGCGCTGCTATCATGGCGATGACGGGCTTGGCGAGCTGCTTAGTCAAGTGCAAACGGTAGTCACAATACTGCCCGACACGGCGGCCACCCGGCACATTCTTGACGCCGAGCGGCTTGCCGAGCTGCCCGAAGGCGCCAGTGTGATCAACCCTGGCCGGGGCAGCTTGATTGACGAGCAGGCACTGCTGGAAGCGCTGGGCCACGACAGCCAACCTGGCCATATCCGCGGTGCCCTGCTGGACGTCTTCGAGGAAGAACCGCTACCCGACGGTCATCCCCTGTGGCAGCATCCCAGCGTACTCATCACGCCGCACATGGCCGCCCCCACGCCCCTCAATGACGCCATCGACCAGGTGATCGCTTACGTAAAGGCCTTTGAAACGGGTGAACCCGTCACCACTATTGACCCTAAGGCCGGTTACTGA
- a CDS encoding ATP-grasp domain-containing protein: MSVRNIFVVGMDDYNRQRLEHIRGAEHYRFYGVIEPSEVNDTEIFPIEDMLARAETQLKAFNGPVDAIVGYMDFPVSTMLPLLCERIGTPSTSLESLLKCEHKYWSRLVQREVMADYIPRFTAFDPFDPDALQRIGDAGLYMPFFVKPIKSSGSRLGFRIESPEDFAYAVERLCDGIGTISEPFNYVLEHANLPDSVRSVDGGHCMAEEIIGGWQCTVEGYVFQGDVVPYGIVDSIRYPQVLSFFYYRYPSRLPDAIQAKMQDLTRQIMAHIGYDNAAFNIEYFWDEVQDRIWLLEINTRVAQSHCDLFEKVDGVSHQQVTVDLALGQRPDMPHRQGAYKVAGKFFYRVFFSDATVSRVPSAEEIETLQQAFPGTVITLQVEAGMRLSFLPEQDSYSYALAYVWMGADDDLALEDNYAHLAEQLHFAFEDITS; the protein is encoded by the coding sequence ATGAGCGTTCGGAATATCTTTGTTGTCGGGATGGATGACTATAATCGTCAACGACTCGAGCATATACGTGGGGCCGAGCATTACCGGTTTTATGGTGTTATCGAGCCGTCAGAGGTCAATGATACGGAAATCTTTCCTATCGAAGACATGCTGGCTCGAGCCGAAACCCAGCTGAAAGCCTTCAATGGGCCTGTCGATGCCATCGTGGGCTACATGGATTTCCCCGTCTCGACCATGCTGCCACTGCTCTGCGAGCGAATCGGCACGCCGTCTACCAGCCTCGAAAGTTTGCTCAAATGCGAGCACAAGTACTGGAGTCGGCTCGTTCAGCGCGAGGTAATGGCCGACTACATTCCCCGCTTTACCGCCTTTGACCCTTTCGACCCCGATGCCCTTCAGCGTATAGGTGACGCGGGGCTGTATATGCCCTTCTTCGTCAAACCCATCAAATCCTCGGGCTCGCGGCTGGGCTTTCGCATTGAAAGCCCCGAAGACTTCGCCTATGCCGTAGAGCGCCTGTGCGACGGTATCGGGACGATTTCAGAGCCCTTCAACTACGTGCTGGAGCACGCCAACCTGCCTGACAGCGTGCGCTCGGTCGATGGCGGCCATTGCATGGCGGAAGAAATCATCGGCGGCTGGCAGTGTACCGTTGAAGGCTACGTCTTCCAGGGCGATGTTGTGCCTTACGGCATTGTCGATTCGATTCGCTATCCGCAGGTGCTGAGCTTTTTCTACTATCGTTATCCGTCGCGCCTTCCCGATGCCATTCAAGCCAAGATGCAGGACCTTACGCGTCAGATCATGGCCCATATCGGCTATGACAACGCGGCCTTCAACATCGAGTACTTCTGGGATGAAGTGCAGGACCGTATCTGGCTGCTGGAGATCAATACCCGCGTGGCGCAGTCGCACTGCGACCTGTTCGAAAAAGTCGACGGGGTCAGCCACCAGCAGGTGACGGTGGACCTGGCGCTGGGCCAACGACCCGACATGCCGCATCGCCAAGGGGCTTATAAAGTCGCCGGAAAGTTCTTTTATCGGGTATTCTTCAGCGACGCCACCGTCAGCCGGGTTCCCAGTGCTGAGGAGATCGAAACGCTGCAGCAGGCTTTTCCAGGCACCGTGATCACGCTACAGGTCGAGGCCGGTATGCGTTTATCCTTCCTGCCTGAGCAGGACAGCTACAGCTACGCCCTGGCTTACGTGTGGATGGGCGCAGACGATGATCTCGCGCTGGAAGACAACTACGCGCATCTTGCCGAGCAGCTACATTTCGCGTTCGAAGACATCACCAGTTGA
- a CDS encoding lysine exporter LysO family protein — protein MLSGLLIVLLPLLLGYLVPVPSLRWQQRINHAVNSAVYIILLLMGISLAGLENLSNQLAKLGGNALLLFSITTLFNLVALWWLSRRVALKAGHSPVVKDAPTSKFAAMQGSLLLVAVVAVGVTIGLLGGPPLGEGLFSTADLLAEWVLYGLLALIGCQLRNSGMPLKQILLNRLGLAIAVTLALSSLLAGLLAAPLLSLSWNEGLAMAAGFGWYSLSAILIGDQLGPLMGGVAFFNDLTRELLAFILIPLVIHRHTALAIGYGGATSMDFTLPVIQQHGGVACVPIAVVSGFILSLLSPPLILFFLSL, from the coding sequence ATGCTTTCCGGATTACTGATTGTCCTCCTCCCGCTGCTGCTGGGTTACCTGGTACCTGTCCCCTCCTTGCGTTGGCAGCAACGTATCAACCATGCTGTTAACAGCGCCGTTTATATCATCCTGCTGCTGATGGGCATTAGCCTGGCCGGGCTTGAAAACCTTTCCAACCAACTGGCCAAACTGGGCGGCAACGCCCTGCTGCTGTTTAGTATTACCACGCTGTTTAATTTAGTAGCGTTGTGGTGGCTATCGCGCAGGGTAGCGCTAAAGGCAGGCCATTCACCGGTGGTCAAAGATGCCCCAACCAGCAAATTCGCCGCGATGCAGGGCTCTTTGCTATTGGTTGCCGTGGTGGCCGTCGGGGTGACCATAGGCCTGCTGGGTGGGCCGCCATTAGGAGAAGGGCTGTTTTCCACAGCCGACCTATTGGCCGAATGGGTGCTCTATGGCCTTCTGGCGCTGATCGGCTGCCAGTTGCGTAACTCGGGCATGCCGCTCAAGCAGATACTGCTCAATCGACTGGGGCTGGCGATCGCCGTCACGCTGGCGCTTAGCTCGTTACTCGCGGGTCTGCTGGCTGCCCCACTTCTGTCACTCAGCTGGAACGAAGGCCTCGCCATGGCGGCGGGCTTTGGCTGGTACTCGCTGTCGGCGATTCTGATTGGCGACCAGCTAGGCCCGCTGATGGGCGGCGTGGCGTTTTTCAACGACCTAACCCGCGAGCTGCTGGCGTTTATCCTGATTCCGCTGGTGATCCACCGCCACACTGCGCTGGCCATCGGCTATGGCGGCGCCACCTCGATGGACTTCACCCTGCCCGTCATTCAACAACACGGCGGCGTCGCCTGCGTCCCCATCGCCGTGGTCAGCGGGTTTATTCTCTCGCTGCTGTCGCCACCGCTGATTTTGTTCTTTCTGTCACTTTAG